In one window of Azospirillum ramasamyi DNA:
- a CDS encoding MFS transporter: protein MMTSSTAAFERDARLVNARHHGVNPGEIAIGVIIGRTSEFFDFFVYAIASVIVFPKLVFPYVDPLTGTLWSFAIFALAFVARPIGTFIFMAIDDRYGRSAKLTIALFLLGGSTVALAFLPGYEAIGVASAWLLAASRVGQGVALGGTWDGLASLLAMNAPKNKRGWYAMIPQLGAPIGLIVASGLFAYMVNSLSAEDFFAWGWRYPFFVAFAINVVALFARLRLVQTPEFERLFTNRELQPTPVVETLQMEGKRVVIGAFAPLASFALFHMVTVFPLSWIFLNAQHETGAFLVIEMIAAAFGIAAIVASGYIADRVGRRTLLGSCAAAIAVFSGFAPLLLDGGQTGEAVFMVVGFVILGLSFGQSSGSVASGFSQHYRYTGSAMTSDLAWLFGAGFAPFVALFLSSQFGLVASGLYLLSGAVCTLVALRINKTLSS from the coding sequence ATGATGACTTCATCTACCGCGGCGTTCGAACGGGATGCGAGGCTGGTGAACGCGCGGCATCACGGGGTAAATCCCGGAGAAATTGCCATCGGCGTAATCATCGGCCGAACGTCCGAGTTCTTCGACTTCTTCGTTTACGCCATCGCTTCCGTGATCGTCTTTCCGAAGCTGGTGTTCCCCTATGTCGACCCGCTGACGGGCACCCTTTGGTCCTTCGCCATCTTCGCGCTGGCCTTCGTCGCGCGGCCGATCGGCACCTTCATCTTCATGGCCATCGACGACCGCTACGGGCGGAGCGCCAAGCTGACCATCGCCCTCTTCCTGCTGGGCGGGTCGACGGTGGCGCTGGCTTTCCTACCGGGATACGAGGCCATCGGCGTCGCATCCGCCTGGTTGCTGGCGGCGTCCCGCGTCGGGCAGGGCGTGGCGCTGGGCGGCACCTGGGACGGGCTGGCTTCGCTTCTGGCGATGAACGCGCCGAAGAACAAGCGCGGCTGGTATGCAATGATCCCGCAGCTGGGCGCGCCCATCGGTCTGATCGTCGCGAGCGGCCTGTTCGCCTACATGGTCAACAGCCTGTCGGCGGAGGATTTCTTCGCCTGGGGCTGGCGCTATCCCTTCTTCGTGGCCTTCGCCATCAACGTGGTGGCGCTGTTCGCCCGCCTTCGGCTGGTGCAGACCCCGGAGTTCGAGCGGCTGTTCACGAACCGCGAACTGCAGCCCACCCCGGTGGTGGAGACCCTGCAGATGGAGGGCAAGCGCGTGGTGATCGGCGCCTTCGCGCCGCTGGCCAGCTTCGCCCTGTTCCACATGGTCACCGTCTTCCCGCTGTCCTGGATCTTCCTGAACGCGCAGCACGAGACCGGCGCCTTCCTGGTGATCGAGATGATCGCCGCCGCCTTCGGCATCGCCGCCATCGTCGCGTCGGGCTACATCGCCGACCGGGTCGGGCGGCGGACCCTGCTGGGCAGCTGCGCCGCCGCCATCGCGGTGTTCAGCGGCTTCGCCCCGCTGCTGCTCGACGGCGGACAGACGGGCGAGGCGGTGTTCATGGTGGTGGGCTTCGTGATCCTCGGCCTGTCCTTCGGCCAGTCGTCGGGATCGGTGGCCTCCGGCTTCAGCCAGCATTACCGCTACACCGGCTCGGCCATGACCTCCGATCTGGCCTGGCTGTTCGGGGCGGGCTTCGCGCCCTTCGTCGCGCTGTTCCTGTCCAGCCAGTTCGGGCTGGTCGCGTCCGGCCTCTACCTGCTGTCTGGCGCGGTCTGCACGCTGGTGGCGCTGCGGATCAACAAGACCCTGTCTTCGTGA
- the cyoA gene encoding ubiquinol oxidase subunit II yields the protein MSRYRVIALLPLMAALSGCNLVVLNPAGDVASQQGDLVVIATLLMLLIIVPVMALTVLFAWRYRQSNNTARYEPDWDHSTQLELVIWAAPLLIIIVLGAITWVTTHKLDPYRPLDRIAADKPLPADVKPLDVQVVALDWKWLFVYPEYGIASVNEMAAPVDRPIRFSLTASTVMNSFYVPALAGMIYAMPGMETKLHAVINEPGTYKGFSSNYSGAGFSNMRFAFLGLSDEDFDGWVSKVRSTATPLDRTAYLALEKPSEAVPVQHYGTVDPKLFNAVVNMCVRPGTMCMSDMAAIDRAGGLNAGGMAVANGILRANTLTGFPDTQPTGLCTVAEAVEAAANSGAVQRPTVTPTSASATQAGPQRLANP from the coding sequence TTGAGCCGTTATCGCGTAATCGCCCTGCTGCCACTGATGGCGGCGTTGAGTGGCTGCAACCTAGTCGTGCTGAACCCGGCCGGCGACGTTGCGAGCCAGCAGGGAGACCTTGTGGTCATCGCAACCCTGCTGATGCTGCTGATCATTGTCCCGGTCATGGCGCTTACCGTGCTGTTCGCCTGGCGTTACCGTCAGTCGAATAACACAGCCCGCTACGAACCGGACTGGGACCATTCGACGCAGCTTGAACTGGTGATCTGGGCAGCCCCGCTGCTGATCATCATCGTCCTGGGGGCCATCACCTGGGTCACCACCCACAAGCTCGACCCCTACCGTCCGCTCGACCGCATCGCGGCCGACAAGCCGCTTCCGGCCGACGTCAAGCCGCTGGACGTGCAGGTGGTGGCGCTCGACTGGAAATGGCTGTTCGTCTATCCCGAATACGGCATCGCGTCCGTGAACGAGATGGCGGCGCCGGTGGACCGGCCGATCCGCTTCAGCCTCACCGCGTCGACGGTGATGAACTCCTTCTACGTTCCGGCGCTGGCGGGCATGATCTACGCCATGCCGGGCATGGAGACGAAGCTCCATGCCGTGATCAACGAGCCGGGGACCTACAAGGGCTTCTCGTCCAACTACAGCGGCGCCGGCTTCTCGAACATGCGCTTCGCCTTCCTCGGCCTTTCGGACGAGGATTTCGACGGCTGGGTGTCCAAGGTGCGCTCGACCGCCACCCCGCTCGACCGCACCGCCTATCTCGCGCTTGAAAAGCCGAGCGAGGCCGTTCCGGTCCAGCATTACGGCACCGTCGATCCGAAGCTGTTCAACGCCGTCGTGAACATGTGCGTGCGTCCCGGCACCATGTGCATGAGCGACATGGCCGCCATCGACCGTGCGGGCGGGCTGAACGCCGGCGGCATGGCCGTGGCCAACGGGATCCTGCGGGCCAACACGCTGACCGGATTCCCGGACACGCAGCCGACCGGCCTGTGCACCGTCGCCGAGGCGGTGGAAGCCGCCGCAAACTCGGGCGCCGTGCAGCGCCCCACCGTCACGCCGACCAGCGCGTCCGCCACACAGGCCGGGCCGCAGCGGCTGGCCAATCCCTGA
- a CDS encoding zinc-dependent alcohol dehydrogenase → MRALVWHGANDIRCDTVPDPEIEHPRDAIVKVTTCAICGSDLHLHDHFMPGMEKGDIIGHEFMGEVVEVGSDAKSALKVGERVVVPFTIWCGECDQCRRGNYSVCERTNRNKALADKMFGHTTAGLFGYTHLTGGYAGGQAEYVRVPFADRTHIKIPDGLTDEQVLFLGDIFPTGWQAAAQCDIQPDDTVAIWGCGPVGQMTIRSAILLGAKQVIAIDRVPERLAMAKAGGAITINFEDESVVERLNELTGGKGPEKCIDAVGMEAHATATLDSMMDRAKQALMLESDRAHVLREMIYVCRPAGTLSIPGVYGGLIDKLPFGMSMNKGLTWRMGQTHVNRWTDDLLNRIQEGQIDPSFVITHTVPLDQGPEMYKTFRDKRDGCIKVVLKP, encoded by the coding sequence ATGAGAGCACTGGTCTGGCACGGCGCCAACGACATCCGCTGCGACACGGTCCCGGATCCGGAGATCGAGCATCCGCGCGACGCCATCGTCAAGGTGACGACCTGCGCCATCTGCGGGTCCGACCTTCACCTGCATGACCATTTCATGCCGGGCATGGAAAAGGGCGACATCATCGGCCACGAGTTCATGGGCGAGGTGGTGGAGGTGGGCTCCGACGCCAAGAGCGCGCTGAAGGTCGGCGAGCGGGTGGTGGTGCCCTTCACCATCTGGTGCGGCGAGTGCGACCAGTGCCGGCGCGGCAACTATTCGGTCTGCGAACGCACCAACCGCAACAAGGCGCTGGCCGACAAGATGTTCGGCCACACCACCGCCGGGCTGTTCGGCTACACCCACCTGACCGGCGGCTATGCCGGCGGGCAGGCCGAATATGTGCGGGTGCCCTTCGCCGACCGCACCCACATCAAGATCCCCGACGGGCTGACCGACGAGCAGGTGCTGTTCCTGGGCGACATCTTCCCGACCGGCTGGCAGGCCGCCGCCCAGTGCGACATCCAGCCGGACGACACGGTGGCGATCTGGGGCTGCGGCCCGGTCGGGCAGATGACGATCCGCAGCGCGATCCTGCTGGGCGCCAAACAGGTCATCGCCATCGACCGCGTGCCGGAACGGCTGGCGATGGCCAAGGCCGGCGGCGCCATCACCATCAATTTCGAGGATGAGAGCGTCGTCGAGCGGCTGAACGAGTTGACCGGCGGCAAGGGGCCGGAGAAATGCATCGACGCCGTCGGCATGGAGGCTCACGCCACCGCCACGCTCGACAGCATGATGGACCGCGCCAAGCAGGCGTTGATGTTGGAATCGGACCGCGCCCATGTGCTGCGCGAGATGATCTATGTCTGCCGCCCCGCCGGCACGCTGTCGATCCCCGGCGTCTATGGCGGGCTGATCGACAAGCTGCCCTTCGGCATGTCGATGAACAAGGGCCTGACCTGGCGCATGGGCCAGACCCACGTCAACCGCTGGACCGACGACCTGCTGAACCGCATCCAGGAAGGACAGATCGACCCGTCCTTCGTCATCACCCACACCGTTCCGCTCGACCAAGGCCCCGAGATGTACAAGACCTTCCGCGACAAGCGGGACGGCTGCATCAAGGTGGTCCTCAAGCCCTGA
- a CDS encoding nitrilase-related carbon-nitrogen hydrolase, translated as MHPADLFMALWRLLEKRRDEVRLLAQGLEADHARAGRLAAEAADRLREGAAALEAWVGKGMDIDRVLAAAQAIDGWFAPLASRYDVRAFDDPLPAERLEARRRLNRDGRFNADPADGQLILRPGLLARAMNIRETAPPGADPDTFDPVDLFASLLVVPPSLPMEAERDGDPDRRIAVEYRRIAAVSDQDPADPGWAPVIGVVPLAEAEDDLSIRQFRRDGEDWYDPTPRDLGRRAADAIAGLAERGATFVLFPEVSVGADTLAAIRRALRAQAVDGTIRYALIGVKEEAEDGGRPRNRALLLDRCGTVIASQTKLHCWDLDSDQCRYYDLRDRNGRLLDCAREDIETGDRFILLELPDLGRLAVAICEDLGRSEPSAWIASGMMVDWLVTPVMDSGLTTERWQAKEGGASSRAGYCRVIVANSMALSHRFNRYRRGNGEEDKIIEDCGVALLFQPRASQAGAPRIRCLSLPLADPSPGYVCAGWAPGRWPALPDPEPADPEPKECGA; from the coding sequence ATGCATCCGGCCGACCTGTTCATGGCGCTGTGGCGCTTGCTGGAAAAGCGGCGCGACGAGGTCCGCCTCCTCGCCCAAGGGCTGGAGGCGGACCACGCGCGGGCCGGGCGGCTGGCCGCGGAAGCGGCTGACCGCCTGCGGGAGGGCGCCGCCGCTCTCGAAGCCTGGGTCGGGAAAGGGATGGACATCGACCGGGTTCTCGCGGCGGCGCAGGCCATCGACGGATGGTTCGCGCCGCTGGCCTCCCGCTATGACGTCCGGGCGTTCGACGATCCGCTCCCCGCCGAACGGCTGGAGGCGCGCCGCCGCCTGAACCGAGACGGCCGCTTCAACGCCGATCCGGCGGACGGCCAGTTGATCCTGCGCCCCGGCCTGCTGGCGCGGGCCATGAACATCCGCGAGACGGCGCCGCCGGGCGCCGATCCCGACACTTTCGATCCGGTGGACCTGTTCGCCAGCCTGCTGGTGGTGCCGCCCAGCCTGCCGATGGAAGCGGAGCGCGACGGCGACCCGGATCGCCGCATCGCGGTCGAATACCGCCGCATCGCCGCGGTGTCCGACCAGGATCCGGCCGATCCGGGCTGGGCGCCGGTCATCGGCGTCGTCCCGCTGGCGGAGGCGGAGGACGACCTCTCCATCCGCCAGTTCCGCCGCGACGGCGAGGATTGGTACGATCCCACCCCGCGCGACCTCGGCCGCCGCGCAGCCGACGCCATCGCCGGACTGGCGGAGCGGGGCGCTACCTTCGTGCTGTTCCCCGAGGTGTCGGTCGGAGCGGACACACTGGCCGCGATCCGGCGGGCGCTGCGGGCCCAGGCGGTGGACGGCACCATCCGCTACGCCCTGATCGGCGTGAAGGAGGAGGCGGAAGACGGCGGAAGGCCGCGCAACCGGGCGCTGCTGCTCGACCGCTGCGGCACGGTGATCGCCAGCCAGACCAAGCTGCATTGCTGGGATCTGGACAGCGACCAGTGCCGCTACTACGACCTGCGCGACCGCAACGGCCGGCTGCTCGACTGTGCGCGCGAGGACATCGAGACCGGCGACCGCTTCATCCTGCTCGAACTGCCCGACCTCGGCCGGCTCGCCGTCGCCATCTGCGAGGATCTGGGGCGTTCGGAGCCCAGCGCCTGGATCGCGTCGGGCATGATGGTGGACTGGCTGGTCACCCCGGTGATGGACAGCGGCCTCACCACCGAACGCTGGCAGGCGAAGGAAGGCGGGGCCTCGTCGCGCGCCGGATATTGCCGGGTGATCGTCGCCAACAGCATGGCGCTGTCGCACCGCTTCAACCGCTACCGCCGCGGCAATGGCGAAGAGGACAAGATCATCGAAGACTGCGGCGTGGCCCTGCTGTTCCAGCCGCGGGCCAGCCAGGCCGGCGCGCCCCGCATCCGCTGCCTGAGCCTGCCGCTGGCCGACCCGTCCCCCGGCTATGTCTGCGCCGGCTGGGCGCCCGGCCGCTGGCCCGCCCTGCCTGATCCCGAACCGGCCGATCCTGAACCAAAGGAGTGCGGCGCATGA
- a CDS encoding cyclase dehydrase, whose protein sequence is MAYYDRSSPGDNLARGLGWFSIGLGVAELMAGRSIARWMGMEDKTNLIRAYGVREITAGVGLLALGDPKPWIWSRIAGDAVDMATLAAGMQDNPQAGNARIAFGAVVAATALDVVCAQKLHQEEAHYRSMPIPDYSHRSGFPRPVSAMRGAASDAPIGEDMRTPKILQFQTAQSQAAGS, encoded by the coding sequence ATGGCCTATTACGACCGCTCCTCGCCCGGAGACAATCTCGCCCGTGGGCTGGGCTGGTTCAGCATCGGACTCGGCGTCGCCGAACTGATGGCCGGCCGCAGCATCGCCCGCTGGATGGGAATGGAGGACAAGACCAACCTGATCCGCGCCTATGGCGTGCGCGAGATCACCGCCGGCGTCGGCCTGCTCGCCCTCGGCGATCCCAAGCCCTGGATCTGGAGCCGCATCGCAGGCGATGCCGTCGACATGGCGACGCTGGCCGCCGGCATGCAGGACAATCCCCAGGCCGGCAACGCCCGCATCGCCTTCGGCGCGGTGGTGGCGGCGACGGCGCTGGATGTGGTCTGCGCCCAGAAGCTGCACCAGGAGGAGGCCCATTACCGCAGCATGCCGATACCGGACTACAGCCACCGCAGCGGCTTCCCACGTCCGGTCTCCGCCATGCGCGGCGCCGCCAGCGACGCCCCCATCGGCGAGGACATGCGGACGCCGAAGATCCTGCAGTTCCAGACGGCCCAAAGCCAGGCGGCAGGCTCCTGA
- a CDS encoding metal-dependent hydrolase, producing the protein MASSHIIVGGATWFYLSSRYGMAFDPVAFGAAILGALAPDIDHPKSTLGQMVKPLSIAISNIFGHRGVTHSALAIAGCLWVLHEHAAYQHLLIPFIVGYLTHLAGDLLTPAGLPLLWPIKRRRNFALPVLKTGGFSEQLAVTLMAGWMISGLFAGGWPQFPLERPWRSVVAAAQTYLGEAGGEKAAPPVPVRKPSESSRAKPLKG; encoded by the coding sequence ATGGCGTCCTCTCACATAATCGTCGGTGGCGCCACCTGGTTCTACCTGTCGAGCCGGTACGGGATGGCCTTCGATCCGGTCGCCTTCGGCGCGGCGATTCTGGGAGCCCTGGCGCCGGACATCGATCATCCGAAATCGACTCTGGGGCAGATGGTGAAGCCGCTTTCCATCGCCATCTCCAATATCTTCGGACATCGCGGCGTCACCCATTCTGCCCTCGCCATCGCCGGATGCCTGTGGGTTCTGCATGAGCATGCGGCCTACCAGCATCTGCTGATCCCGTTCATCGTCGGCTATCTCACCCATCTGGCCGGCGATCTGCTGACCCCGGCCGGGCTGCCGCTGCTGTGGCCGATCAAGCGGCGGCGCAACTTCGCCCTGCCGGTGCTGAAGACGGGCGGCTTTTCCGAACAATTGGCGGTGACGCTGATGGCGGGCTGGATGATCTCCGGCCTGTTCGCCGGCGGCTGGCCGCAATTTCCCCTCGAGCGTCCCTGGCGGTCCGTCGTCGCCGCCGCGCAGACCTATCTGGGGGAGGCCGGCGGGGAAAAGGCCGCGCCCCCGGTGCCAGTGCGCAAACCGTCCGAGAGCAGCCGCGCGAAGCCGCTGAAGGGCTGA
- a CDS encoding hemerythrin domain-containing protein, which translates to MPRYSGAGYSHEDGTDWLSARGLAMMAGGAALAVVASRLLPPVVAQLAGTARHAAAGRDGIDALIDDHRHIQALMSEIVQTPNDAPARRTHLLLRLKRRLAAHAMAEEDVVYPMLHDQARKEEDAKHLYGEHAEIKMHLFALEQTPKDDPHWLAVALDLKRILDGHIRQEEEIDFPALRNSMDERQTAMMSGGVAREKALIL; encoded by the coding sequence ATGCCACGTTACTCGGGAGCAGGCTATTCGCATGAGGACGGCACGGACTGGCTGTCCGCCCGCGGGCTGGCGATGATGGCCGGCGGCGCGGCGCTGGCGGTGGTGGCGAGCCGGCTGCTGCCGCCGGTGGTGGCGCAGCTGGCCGGCACCGCCCGCCATGCCGCCGCCGGCCGCGACGGCATCGACGCGCTGATCGACGACCACCGCCACATCCAGGCGCTGATGTCGGAGATCGTGCAGACGCCCAACGACGCGCCCGCCCGCCGCACCCATCTGCTGCTGCGCCTGAAGCGCCGGCTGGCCGCCCACGCCATGGCGGAGGAGGACGTCGTCTACCCCATGCTGCACGACCAGGCGCGGAAGGAGGAGGACGCCAAGCATCTCTACGGCGAGCACGCCGAGATCAAGATGCATCTCTTCGCGCTGGAGCAGACGCCCAAGGACGATCCGCATTGGCTCGCGGTGGCGCTGGACCTGAAACGCATCCTCGACGGCCACATCCGGCAGGAGGAGGAAATCGACTTCCCCGCCCTGCGCAACAGCATGGACGAACGCCAGACCGCGATGATGTCCGGCGGCGTTGCCCGTGAAAAGGCACTGATCCTCTGA
- a CDS encoding glycosyltransferase family 87 protein — protein sequence MKSKDFVRAAEGILEGPLAGNRGGAVDGLAPDGLAPDGLAPDGLAKDRFAAWTLTLALLFVLCADTLLGVVFRPYLDGGTGDTTAWDVLLLILGRGPERLPLDSWEPMMTAFNWLREHGPGNVYDAVFFTQHVKFQYPLTSLLVMEAMSVVGLLHLRVYALLNLLLVLATAGGMALLMRELAERTGFDQAVRGGIGRWTLAALGAVATLCFYPVVKAFAVGQIQVWLNAAFVFATLFYLRDQRVLAGAMLGASTLIKPQMSLFLVWALLRREWRFAIGWAAVVVPGFVTACALYGFGASLHYLDVLSFLGQHGESYYSNQTVNGLLHRLLHNGPNLMSNTNGDTEWRGSAFAPYHPLVHIATLISGVAFVLFGLLWRIRDGAGGRASGWAGRRETGRQPIASFLAAGTCFTIGTPIAWVPHYGVLLPVCAYLLFVLIDRAASKRSTEDRRQSLGTLLLLGIAFAILSNDFFHPLSELADTSYNILQSYLFFTALLLLRLLVTTADGPRATRPS from the coding sequence ATGAAATCGAAGGACTTCGTGCGCGCGGCGGAAGGAATTCTGGAAGGGCCTTTGGCCGGCAACAGGGGCGGGGCGGTCGATGGCTTGGCCCCCGATGGCTTGGCCCCCGATGGCTTGGCCCCCGATGGCTTGGCCAAGGACCGTTTCGCCGCCTGGACACTGACGCTCGCGTTACTGTTCGTCCTCTGTGCCGACACGTTGCTTGGTGTCGTCTTCAGACCCTATCTGGATGGCGGCACCGGCGATACCACGGCATGGGATGTCCTGCTGCTGATTTTGGGCCGCGGGCCGGAGCGGCTGCCGCTCGATTCCTGGGAACCCATGATGACGGCCTTCAACTGGCTGCGCGAGCATGGTCCGGGGAACGTCTATGACGCCGTCTTCTTCACCCAGCATGTTAAGTTCCAGTATCCGCTGACCTCGCTGCTGGTGATGGAGGCGATGTCGGTGGTCGGCCTGCTGCATCTGCGCGTCTATGCCCTGCTCAACCTGCTGCTGGTCCTCGCCACCGCGGGCGGCATGGCCCTGCTGATGCGCGAACTGGCGGAGCGCACGGGCTTCGACCAGGCGGTGCGCGGAGGGATCGGCCGCTGGACCCTCGCCGCCCTGGGCGCCGTGGCGACGCTGTGCTTCTATCCGGTGGTCAAGGCTTTCGCCGTCGGCCAGATCCAGGTGTGGCTGAACGCCGCCTTCGTCTTCGCCACCCTGTTCTACCTGCGCGACCAGAGGGTGCTCGCCGGAGCCATGCTCGGCGCATCGACGCTGATCAAGCCGCAGATGTCGCTGTTCCTGGTCTGGGCGCTGCTGCGCCGGGAATGGCGGTTCGCCATCGGCTGGGCCGCCGTGGTGGTTCCCGGCTTCGTCACCGCCTGCGCGCTCTACGGCTTCGGCGCGTCGCTGCATTACCTGGACGTGCTGTCGTTCCTGGGCCAGCATGGCGAGAGCTACTATTCCAACCAGACCGTCAACGGGCTGCTGCACCGCCTGCTCCACAACGGTCCCAACCTGATGTCGAACACCAACGGCGACACGGAATGGCGGGGCAGCGCCTTCGCCCCCTATCATCCGCTGGTCCACATCGCGACGCTGATCTCCGGCGTGGCTTTCGTCCTGTTCGGCCTGCTCTGGCGGATCAGGGACGGCGCCGGCGGCCGGGCGAGCGGATGGGCGGGCAGGCGGGAAACCGGGCGGCAGCCGATCGCCTCCTTCCTGGCGGCCGGCACCTGCTTCACCATCGGCACGCCGATCGCCTGGGTTCCGCATTACGGCGTCCTGCTGCCGGTCTGCGCCTATCTGCTGTTCGTCCTGATAGACCGGGCCGCGTCGAAACGGTCCACGGAGGACCGGCGCCAGAGCCTGGGCACGCTCCTGCTGCTGGGCATCGCCTTCGCGATCCTGAGCAACGACTTCTTCCATCCCCTGAGCGAGCTTGCCGACACCTCCTACAACATCCTGCAATCCTACCTGTTCTTCACCGCGCTTCTGCTGCTCCGGCTGCTGGTGACCACCGCCGATGGGCCACGGGCGACCCGACCGTCCTGA